A genomic stretch from Candidatus Nitrososphaera gargensis Ga9.2 includes:
- a CDS encoding transcription factor yields the protein MRSIEYEDSFVKIAGLIGGEEYVKVARALLNTEDVTDEEIASATGLKINIVRKVLYDMFGKALITGIRVKDEKKGWFVYRWRAKQDQVDNFIENQKKKILDRLHKRLEYEESTEFYHCGNRDCPRVKFDAAVELFFKCPNCKGPLNMVDNTKVKEALRYKIDQITTDISSKK from the coding sequence ATGCGATCTATCGAATACGAGGACTCTTTTGTCAAGATTGCCGGCCTTATTGGAGGCGAGGAGTACGTCAAGGTGGCCAGGGCCCTCCTGAACACCGAGGACGTCACGGACGAGGAGATAGCGAGCGCAACGGGCCTGAAGATAAACATCGTCCGCAAGGTGCTGTACGACATGTTTGGCAAGGCGCTGATAACCGGCATCCGCGTCAAGGACGAAAAGAAGGGCTGGTTCGTCTATAGGTGGCGCGCCAAGCAGGACCAGGTTGACAACTTTATCGAGAACCAGAAGAAAAAGATCCTCGACAGGCTGCACAAGCGGCTGGAATACGAAGAATCGACCGAGTTTTACCACTGCGGCAACCGTGACTGCCCGCGCGTAAAGTTCGACGCGGCGGTCGAGCTGTTCTTCAAGTGCCCCAACTGCAAAGGCCCGCTCAACATGGTGGACAACACCAAGGTCAAAGAGGCGCTGCGCTACAAGATCGACCAGATAACGACCGACATTTCTTCAAAGAAATAA
- a CDS encoding uracil-DNA glycosylase produces MNTEKLRKLNAQITKCELCPRLAQYIRQVGQDKVRRFANEQYWARPLPSWGDPNARLLIVGLAPAAHGGNRTGRMFTGDSSGDWLARAMHETGFASMPTSRSRDDGLVLKDAYITAAVRCAPPDNKPLPSELRNCSQYLISELKLLDKVRVVLALGKIGFDAYCRAVGAKGLSFGHGARHQVDGKTLLASYHPSRQNTNTGKLTWPMWLRIFKTASAIIEKQR; encoded by the coding sequence GTGAATACAGAGAAACTGCGCAAGCTCAACGCGCAGATAACCAAATGCGAATTGTGCCCGAGGCTGGCGCAGTACATCAGGCAGGTAGGTCAGGACAAAGTAAGGCGGTTTGCAAACGAACAGTACTGGGCGCGGCCGCTGCCAAGCTGGGGCGATCCAAACGCGCGGTTGCTGATAGTTGGGCTTGCGCCTGCAGCGCACGGCGGCAACCGCACCGGCAGGATGTTCACCGGCGACAGCTCGGGCGACTGGCTCGCAAGGGCGATGCATGAAACAGGGTTTGCGAGCATGCCGACAAGCAGGAGCAGGGACGACGGGCTGGTGCTAAAGGACGCCTACATCACTGCCGCGGTGCGCTGCGCGCCACCAGACAACAAGCCACTGCCATCCGAACTGCGGAACTGCTCTCAATATCTCATCTCAGAGCTCAAGCTTTTGGACAAGGTCAGGGTGGTGCTTGCGCTTGGCAAGATTGGATTTGACGCCTACTGCCGAGCTGTTGGAGCAAAGGGGCTCTCATTTGGGCACGGGGCTCGCCATCAGGTCGATGGAAAAACATTGCTTGCGTCCTACCACCCAAGCAGGCAGAACACGAACACGGGCAAGCTTACGTGGCCGATGTGGCTGCGGATCTTCAAGACTGCAAGCGCGATCATTGAAAAACAGAGGTAG
- a CDS encoding helix-turn-helix domain-containing protein, whose protein sequence is MSTDINNNTGNELALIAGSVVLSDNPSQQLKYWRKKFGVKQADLARKMDITPSVLSDYEKGRRPSPGVNFIKRYLIALYELGRSNSHAATTEEEKMAPTPVANVHISQP, encoded by the coding sequence TTGTCCACTGACATTAATAATAATACTGGCAACGAGCTGGCACTGATCGCCGGCTCTGTGGTATTGAGCGACAACCCCTCCCAGCAGCTAAAGTACTGGAGGAAAAAGTTTGGTGTCAAGCAGGCAGATCTTGCAAGGAAGATGGACATCACGCCGTCCGTCCTGAGCGACTACGAGAAGGGCCGCAGGCCATCTCCCGGAGTCAACTTTATCAAGCGTTACTTGATCGCCCTGTACGAGCTTGGCAGGTCAAACAGCCACGCCGCTACGACAGAAGAAGAAAAGATGGCTCCAACGCCGGTCGCCAATGTACATATAAGCCAGCCCTGA
- a CDS encoding tautomerase family protein has translation MPLILVSMYPGRTKEQKDEFAKAITDAAVQILKTKPEHVIVVYDEKPKENWFQSGKPL, from the coding sequence ATGCCTCTTATTCTAGTATCAATGTATCCGGGCAGGACCAAAGAGCAGAAGGACGAGTTTGCAAAAGCTATAACCGACGCCGCGGTCCAGATATTAAAGACCAAGCCAGAACACGTTATCGTGGTGTACGACGAAAAGCCCAAGGAGAACTGGTTCCAGTCGGGCAAGCCGCTCTAG
- a CDS encoding carbon-nitrogen hydrolase family protein, with protein MEKKKKKRVALVQMRSSEDKQKNLDKSIEFIAEAAAKGADLVCFPEFQMAFSPGSQSAAQLAAGIAETVRGNFVSKLAEAAKKNNIGVIATIYEKSGRFQRVYDTAVMIRPAGKVSSVYRKLHLYNALGFKESAKLVPGKNIAKPAKTNAGSVGLLICYDLRFPELSRILTVKGADFLVAPSAWVAGEMKEEHWQTMVKARAIENGSYVVAPDQVGNIYCGRSMAVDPFGVVLVDMGQREGVEVIEIDKSRVQQVRKSLPLLKNRRTDVYRLLSY; from the coding sequence TTGGAGAAAAAGAAGAAAAAGAGAGTCGCGCTGGTGCAGATGCGTTCGTCAGAGGACAAACAGAAGAATCTGGACAAGTCGATCGAGTTTATCGCCGAGGCAGCTGCCAAGGGCGCAGATCTCGTATGCTTTCCCGAGTTCCAGATGGCGTTTTCGCCTGGCAGCCAGTCCGCGGCGCAGCTGGCCGCCGGCATAGCCGAAACCGTCAGGGGCAACTTTGTTTCAAAACTTGCAGAGGCTGCCAAGAAAAACAACATCGGCGTTATTGCGACGATCTATGAAAAGAGCGGCAGGTTCCAGCGCGTCTACGACACCGCCGTGATGATACGCCCCGCCGGCAAAGTGTCGTCGGTTTACCGCAAGCTGCACCTCTACAACGCGCTTGGGTTCAAAGAGTCTGCCAAGCTGGTGCCCGGAAAAAATATCGCCAAGCCTGCCAAGACAAATGCCGGCAGCGTCGGGCTCTTGATCTGCTATGACCTGCGGTTTCCCGAGCTGTCAAGGATCCTGACTGTCAAGGGCGCAGACTTCCTAGTCGCACCTTCCGCATGGGTCGCCGGCGAAATGAAGGAGGAGCACTGGCAGACGATGGTAAAAGCAAGGGCTATTGAGAACGGCTCGTACGTGGTCGCGCCCGACCAGGTGGGCAACATCTATTGCGGCAGGAGCATGGCAGTCGATCCGTTTGGCGTGGTGCTTGTCGATATGGGTCAGCGAGAGGGCGTCGAGGTAATCGAAATTGATAAATCGCGTGTGCAGCAGGTCAGAAAATCGCTGCCCCTGCTAAAGAACCGCCGTACAGACGTGTACAGATTATTATCGTACTAG
- the topA gene encoding DNA topoisomerase I, producing MYTLVVCEKPDAARRIAQALGDPKESKPAGISVFDVANSDCHYKVCSALGHLYGLADSTKNRSVYPVLDLEWAPVDKNPRAARAIKVISELSKNASAFVHACDYDQEGEVIGHNILQYACGGKYEKALRAKFSTLTDEEIRESFASLERPSGGLAEAGRSRHMLDFIYGVNLSRALAQSLKMASNGYCNLSIGRVQGPTLAFAVDRELEIRLHVPDPYWTIAAQFEKNNQTFSAQYEKPKVGTLAEAKSIVSACIGRDGTVSDVVDSKAVLGPPTPFNIGDLQREAYRLFKLGPGYTLAIAEKLYLQALISYPRTSSQKLPPSIGYGKIISSLSRIGGYGQLTSMLLSKGRLVPNEGRMTDPAHPAIYPTGVAPQQKLSSLEFKVYDLVVKRFLATFGDPAISRHTDVSIDVNSHTFKAQGRSPVYEGWMVFYKPHVRLEQHELPELRKGDLVKNLGIDMEEKFTQPPYRYNQASLLAKMEQEQIGTKATRADIIATLFKRNYIASSVRGGIEVTDLGFAVIDSMRTFVPAIISTSLTRSMEEQLEKVEQGSAESVLVIEQAVDKLIESLSAFIEKEVDIGARIGNAASSSANGAQAATMIGSCPVCKKGQLRMIKSYKTKKRFVGCSNYSGGCKATAPLPQKGAIRVLGKACPECGWPIVGVVFARRSKHWKICVNMQCPSKKK from the coding sequence TTGTACACGCTCGTCGTCTGCGAAAAGCCCGATGCTGCAAGGAGGATAGCGCAGGCGCTGGGCGATCCAAAGGAGTCAAAGCCAGCCGGGATTTCTGTTTTTGACGTGGCAAATAGTGATTGCCACTACAAGGTGTGCAGTGCTCTTGGCCACCTCTATGGTCTTGCCGATTCGACAAAGAACAGGAGCGTGTATCCTGTGCTCGACTTGGAGTGGGCGCCGGTCGACAAAAATCCAAGGGCAGCTAGAGCCATCAAAGTCATCTCTGAATTATCAAAAAATGCGTCGGCATTTGTGCACGCGTGCGACTATGATCAGGAGGGCGAGGTGATAGGTCACAACATCCTGCAATACGCGTGCGGCGGCAAGTATGAGAAGGCGCTGCGGGCAAAATTCTCGACGCTCACCGACGAGGAGATAAGGGAGTCGTTTGCCAGCCTAGAAAGGCCGAGCGGCGGGCTAGCGGAGGCCGGTCGGTCGCGCCACATGCTTGACTTTATCTATGGCGTCAACCTCTCAAGGGCGCTTGCCCAGTCGCTCAAGATGGCCAGCAACGGGTACTGCAACCTCTCTATCGGCAGAGTGCAGGGCCCGACGCTTGCGTTTGCAGTCGACAGGGAACTAGAAATAAGGCTGCACGTCCCTGATCCATACTGGACAATAGCGGCGCAGTTTGAAAAAAACAACCAGACATTTTCAGCGCAGTACGAAAAGCCAAAGGTTGGGACGCTTGCAGAAGCTAAGTCGATTGTAAGCGCGTGCATTGGCAGAGACGGGACGGTGAGCGATGTTGTTGACAGCAAGGCGGTGCTCGGGCCGCCCACGCCATTTAACATCGGCGACCTCCAGCGCGAAGCGTACAGGCTGTTCAAGCTCGGCCCCGGCTACACGCTTGCAATAGCTGAAAAATTGTATCTGCAGGCGCTGATCTCGTACCCCCGCACGTCAAGCCAAAAGCTGCCCCCTTCCATAGGCTACGGCAAGATAATCTCCAGCCTGTCAAGGATAGGAGGCTACGGGCAGCTGACATCGATGCTCCTCTCAAAGGGCCGCCTTGTGCCAAATGAGGGGCGCATGACAGACCCGGCGCACCCTGCGATCTACCCCACGGGCGTAGCGCCGCAGCAAAAGCTGAGCAGCCTTGAATTCAAGGTCTATGACCTAGTAGTGAAAAGGTTCCTTGCCACGTTTGGCGACCCGGCGATAAGCAGGCACACTGACGTTTCGATAGATGTTAACAGCCACACTTTCAAGGCGCAAGGCAGGTCGCCAGTGTATGAAGGCTGGATGGTGTTCTACAAGCCTCATGTCAGACTGGAACAACACGAGCTGCCAGAGCTGCGCAAGGGCGATCTAGTAAAAAACCTTGGCATAGATATGGAGGAAAAGTTCACACAGCCGCCCTACCGCTACAACCAGGCGAGCCTGCTTGCCAAGATGGAGCAGGAGCAGATAGGGACCAAAGCTACCAGAGCGGACATCATTGCCACACTGTTCAAGCGCAACTACATTGCTTCTTCGGTCAGGGGCGGGATCGAGGTGACAGACCTCGGCTTTGCAGTCATTGACTCTATGAGAACGTTCGTGCCCGCCATAATCTCTACAAGCCTGACAAGATCGATGGAGGAGCAGCTGGAAAAGGTAGAGCAGGGTTCTGCCGAAAGCGTTTTGGTCATAGAGCAGGCTGTCGATAAATTGATAGAGTCGCTGTCGGCGTTCATTGAAAAAGAGGTGGATATTGGCGCTCGGATAGGCAACGCCGCCTCTTCTTCTGCGAACGGCGCGCAGGCCGCAACGATGATCGGCTCGTGCCCGGTGTGCAAAAAGGGGCAGCTGCGCATGATAAAATCGTACAAGACAAAAAAGAGGTTCGTCGGCTGCTCGAACTATTCTGGCGGCTGCAAGGCCACGGCGCCTCTGCCACAGAAGGGCGCGATAAGGGTGCTAGGCAAGGCGTGCCCCGAGTGTGGCTGGCCGATAGTTGGAGTAGTTTTTGCAAGGCGGTCAAAGCATTGGAAAATATGTGTCAACATGCAGTGCCCATCAAAAAAGAAGTGA
- a CDS encoding thiolase domain-containing protein → MANSKVCVLGAGSTKYGKLNESIIEIALNAAKDAIESAGITPKDIQAGYISNVFGVADKQVHMAPVIMSNLGISHVPGLTIESACGSGSVMFREAYANVAAGFYDCVLALGVEKVTHTGTVHSTTLFSYCSDFFYEGGNGASFPGLFASMARAYMNTHKATEEDLAHVAVKNHENGLLNPKAHVRKKITVDDVLKSPVVASPLKLLDCCPFSDGASATILCSEEFAKKSGRPYVEIIGSGRGASPAAVQGREDITTIPSTVAAARQAYKMAGVTPKDINFAEVHDCFTIAEVIDIEDLGFFPKGKAAHAVRDGATRLNGEIPINPSGGLKSKGHPIGATGVGQVVEVFEQFTGMAGERTVPNAEIALTHNFGATGASAAVHIFKKVDRK, encoded by the coding sequence ATGGCAAACAGCAAAGTCTGCGTTCTTGGTGCCGGCAGCACGAAATATGGAAAATTGAACGAAAGTATTATTGAAATTGCACTAAATGCGGCCAAGGACGCCATTGAATCGGCCGGGATCACTCCAAAGGACATTCAGGCAGGCTACATCTCTAACGTGTTCGGGGTTGCGGACAAGCAGGTGCACATGGCGCCTGTCATCATGAGCAACCTTGGCATCTCGCATGTCCCGGGGCTCACAATCGAGTCTGCGTGCGGCTCGGGCTCGGTCATGTTCAGGGAAGCCTATGCTAACGTGGCAGCTGGTTTTTACGACTGCGTCCTTGCACTTGGCGTCGAAAAGGTGACGCATACCGGCACGGTGCACAGCACCACTCTGTTTTCATACTGCTCTGACTTTTTCTACGAAGGTGGCAACGGCGCTTCATTCCCTGGGCTGTTCGCTTCGATGGCCCGCGCCTACATGAACACACACAAGGCGACCGAGGAGGACCTTGCACATGTCGCGGTCAAGAACCATGAAAACGGCCTGCTGAACCCAAAGGCGCATGTGCGCAAAAAGATCACGGTAGACGACGTTTTGAAATCGCCGGTGGTCGCATCGCCGCTAAAGCTGCTTGACTGCTGCCCATTCTCTGACGGCGCTTCTGCAACGATCCTCTGCAGCGAAGAGTTTGCGAAAAAGAGCGGCAGACCATACGTAGAGATAATTGGTTCTGGCAGAGGCGCTTCGCCGGCAGCAGTGCAGGGAAGGGAGGACATCACCACCATCCCAAGCACGGTCGCTGCAGCAAGGCAGGCGTACAAGATGGCCGGAGTGACTCCAAAAGACATCAACTTTGCAGAGGTGCACGACTGCTTTACGATAGCGGAGGTAATCGACATCGAAGATCTCGGGTTCTTCCCCAAGGGCAAGGCGGCCCACGCGGTGAGGGACGGGGCGACGCGCCTCAATGGCGAGATCCCGATAAACCCGTCAGGCGGATTGAAATCAAAGGGCCACCCGATCGGCGCGACAGGCGTCGGGCAGGTGGTCGAAGTGTTCGAGCAGTTCACCGGCATGGCCGGCGAACGCACGGTGCCAAACGCCGAGATTGCGCTCACACACAACTTTGGTGCCACTGGCGCAAGCGCCGCAGTCCACATATTCAAAAAAGTTGACAGGAAATGA
- a CDS encoding Zn-ribbon domain-containing OB-fold protein has product MEKLSSTESTHQRFIEAANRKKILAHKCVKCGHMMLETVLFCEKCSGSKFKHVELEGAGTVVTYTIQAVAPEGFEDAGSYAWVVFKVDNSQLRASGFLPGIKVPADLPIGTKVRVAGFDSKHGLMLQK; this is encoded by the coding sequence ATGGAGAAATTGTCGTCAACGGAAAGCACACACCAGAGGTTCATTGAGGCTGCCAACAGGAAAAAGATACTTGCCCACAAGTGCGTAAAGTGCGGCCACATGATGCTTGAGACGGTGCTCTTTTGTGAAAAGTGCTCTGGCAGCAAATTCAAGCATGTGGAGCTTGAGGGGGCCGGCACGGTGGTGACATACACCATCCAGGCGGTTGCGCCTGAGGGCTTTGAGGATGCCGGCTCGTACGCTTGGGTCGTGTTCAAGGTAGACAACTCGCAGCTGAGAGCGTCAGGATTCCTGCCCGGCATCAAGGTCCCGGCCGACCTGCCGATAGGCACCAAGGTAAGAGTGGCCGGCTTTGATTCAAAGCACGGTCTGATGCTCCAGAAGTAA
- a CDS encoding SNF7 domain-containing protein: MAGGDKRQQFVSQITTATGVVYNQLTRLKMLDKRFASMEAYYLEQITSNIKSGNNARAKILATELSNVRRLRRTTQHTGLALEAIVIRFSTINEFAKILDTIDPTIEMIKGIHTELTRAIPAASEALSEVSTVTTDVLLNANIKADARISTPVDADALSILNEIEGVLEDEAKAKLPEVPTNIIPVQKQEQEEEQQPAEETRVMVES; this comes from the coding sequence ATGGCAGGGGGAGACAAGCGCCAGCAGTTCGTGAGCCAGATCACCACAGCGACCGGCGTGGTCTACAACCAGCTCACGCGCCTCAAGATGCTCGACAAGAGGTTTGCCTCTATGGAGGCGTACTACCTAGAGCAGATAACCTCAAACATCAAGTCAGGCAACAACGCCCGTGCCAAGATCCTCGCCACTGAACTGTCAAATGTGAGGCGGCTCCGCCGAACTACGCAGCATACCGGCCTTGCGCTTGAGGCGATAGTGATCCGCTTCAGTACGATAAACGAGTTCGCCAAGATCCTCGACACCATCGACCCAACCATTGAGATGATAAAGGGAATCCACACGGAGCTGACCCGGGCCATCCCAGCTGCCAGCGAGGCGCTCTCCGAGGTCTCGACTGTGACCACGGACGTGCTGCTCAACGCAAACATCAAGGCAGACGCCAGAATCTCGACTCCTGTGGACGCAGATGCTCTTTCGATACTCAACGAGATCGAGGGGGTGCTTGAGGACGAGGCAAAGGCCAAGCTCCCAGAGGTGCCAACCAACATCATCCCGGTTCAAAAGCAGGAACAAGAAGAAGAGCAGCAGCCTGCCGAAGAGACGAGGGTGATGGTTGAAAGCTAA